A window from Rhizosphaericola mali encodes these proteins:
- a CDS encoding AraC family transcriptional regulator, which translates to MTKTQDKIPKEKTISVLHDVPDFVPIGDTYGDWIFRIFDRSQTTCKNYLSPNRRDFYLIIYLNQGEGIFSNGLKMYHINKPTLLFIQPSDIISWKNHLSNKDSGYFCMLKKEFIDMNPSLKLLLEKYGVYLPKGKSVIDLERIHLEKFDAIFQRMMQDFEENGPDMHWALGASIQLLLIEAEKIGNFLQPVKVDSNYKLVHTFFEQLESEIHKIDTGENTSSLNASDFAYKLGVHPNYLNELLKKYTGNNVSSLIKNRVLEEAKALLLFTDKTLWDISELLGFSDQSNFSYFFKQKTGESPKKFRENSIMTEHFSF; encoded by the coding sequence GTGACAAAAACTCAAGATAAAATTCCAAAAGAAAAAACCATAAGTGTCTTACATGACGTACCAGATTTCGTACCGATTGGAGACACTTATGGCGATTGGATATTTCGAATATTTGATAGAAGTCAGACCACTTGTAAAAATTACCTTTCACCCAATAGACGCGATTTTTACTTAATAATTTACCTCAATCAAGGAGAAGGAATATTTTCCAATGGATTGAAAATGTATCATATAAATAAACCCACGCTCCTATTTATCCAACCTTCTGATATAATTTCTTGGAAAAATCATCTTTCCAATAAGGATAGTGGTTATTTCTGTATGTTGAAAAAGGAATTTATCGATATGAATCCTTCCCTCAAATTATTATTGGAAAAATATGGCGTCTATCTTCCCAAAGGCAAAAGTGTAATTGATCTAGAAAGAATTCATTTGGAAAAATTTGATGCTATTTTTCAACGAATGATGCAAGATTTTGAAGAAAATGGTCCAGATATGCATTGGGCATTGGGTGCATCTATTCAACTATTGTTAATTGAGGCAGAAAAAATTGGTAATTTTTTACAACCAGTAAAAGTTGATTCAAACTATAAATTGGTACACACCTTTTTCGAACAACTGGAAAGTGAAATACATAAAATTGATACTGGAGAAAATACTTCTAGTCTCAACGCTTCCGATTTTGCTTATAAACTCGGTGTGCATCCCAATTATTTGAATGAATTACTAAAAAAGTATACAGGAAATAATGTTAGTAGTTTGATTAAAAATAGAGTATTAGAAGAGGCAAAAGCACTTTTACTATTTACAGATAAAACACTTTGGGATATAAGTGAACTATTAGGCTTTTCAGATCAATCAAATTTTAGTTATTTTTTCAAACAAAAGACGGGCGAATCACCCAAAAAATTTAGAGAAAATTCTATTATGACAGAACATTTTAGTTTCTAA